The following are encoded together in the Anopheles nili chromosome 3, idAnoNiliSN_F5_01, whole genome shotgun sequence genome:
- the LOC128724450 gene encoding rubber oxygenase-like, with translation MITSHVAETEAPREAQYLQTLEEGESVSVDYGPVELPDWYDEARFKRAQKFFKRNFYAMFVGKLCGLLAIITVPSILRVLIHTNQSSEPLTAYRRYVSTLMHTLEWYYEDLVPSSRCWKSIAFVKKTHAGVSKQADRVHSGMIISQRDMAVTQFGFVGYVFINYRMLGIKFNTKDMEAFTHFWRVIGHMMGIEERFNACTDSWETTEQRMSLIASEILKPALLNHSAEFVKMGKALITGLWCFNPFIEFDTFLFLTMRLNKIPGYHYWKDEAAASLTPAEKQVRPYESFRPYARFLLYVVSYIHSVLLHIAVFRWYFNMQMVLSKFLIRYFPFLAFYEFGVKNAYVRILK, from the exons ATGATTACCTCACATGTCGCCGAAACCG AAGCACCCCGGGAAGCGCAATATCTGCAAACGCTCGAGGAAGGTGAATCCGTTTCGGTGGACTACGGTCCGGTTGAGCTGCCCGACTGGTACGATGAGGCCAGATTCAAGAG AGCGCAGAAGTTCTTCAAGCGCAACTTCTATGCCATGTTTGTCGGAAAGCTGTGCGGTTTGCTGGCCATCATAACCGTGCCGTCGATTCTGCGAGTGCTAATCCATACGAATCAATCTTCCGAACCACTGACGGCGTACCGTCGTTACGTCAGCACCCTGATGCATACACTCGAATGGTACTACGAGGATTTGGTGCCCTCATCGAG ATGCTGGAAATCGATCGCGTTCGTAAAGAAAACGCATGCCGGTGTGAGCAAACAAGCAGATCGCGTACATTCTGGAATGATCATCTCCCAGCGCGACATGGCGGTCACACAGTTTGGATTTGTTGG gtaCGTTTTTATTAACTACCGCATGCTCGGAATAAAGTTCAACACGAAGGACATGGAAGCTTTCACGCACTTTTGGCGCGTCATCGGACACATGATGGGAATCGAAGAGAG ATTCAACGCGTGTACGGACAGTTGGGAAACCACGGAGCAGCGAATGTCGCTGATTGCAAGCGAAATCCTAAAACCGGCTTTGCTCAACCACTCGGCCGAGTTTGTTAAAATGGGCAAAGCGCTGATCACCGGGCTGTGGTGTTTTAATCCGTTCATCGAGTTCGACACTTTTCTGTTCTTAACCATGCGGTTGAACAAAATTCCCGGGTATCACTACTGGAAGGATGAGGCTGCCGCTAGTCTCACACCGGCTGAGAAACAGGTTCGCCCTTACGAGAGCTTTCGGCCGTATGCACGTTTCTTGCTGTATGTCGTGAGCTATATACACTCTGTTCTACTGCATATCGCCGTGTTCCGGTGGTACTTTAACATGCAAATGGTTCTCAGCAAGTTCCTGATCAGGTACTTCCCTTTCCTGGCGTTTTACGAGTTCGGGGTGAAAAATGCTTACGTGCGCATTTTAAAGTGA
- the LOC128724449 gene encoding uncharacterized protein LOC128724449, which produces MEYSDFVQDLPKVFSPVSLRITPENEYTKEFEQRMEALVINYDVTGVEFPNQHPPMDSSNETKRSVINHASTMISPVEISASLCCIPLDPVTELMYGETPRKKKAISVDQESQCSFESSEGISMRYDSCSSNDESKEWGHWADSLSGLQINYSSPKETNEHKQNLDESLTHEAIVEGTDIITMFPSNMYSVLRELKA; this is translated from the coding sequence atggaatacaGTGATTTTGTCCAAGACCTTCCAAAGGTATTTTCTCCGGTCTCGCTGAGGATCACCCCGGAGAACGAATACACCAAAGAATTCGAGCAGCGGATGGAGGCATTAGTCATAAATTACGACGTTACTGGCGTCGAATTTCCCAATCAGCATCCTCCGATGGACAGCagtaatgaaacgaaacgcagcGTCATTAACCACGCCTCGACCATGATAAGCCCCGTCGAGATATCCGCCAGTTTGTGCTGCATTCCGCTGGATCCGGTGACAGAGCTGATGTACGGTGAAACtccaagaaaaaagaaagccataaGCGTTGATCAAGAGTCTCAGTGTTCCTTCGAGTCCAGTGAAGGTATCTCCATGCGCTACGATTCTTGCAGTTCAAACGATGAAAGCAAGGAGTGGGGTCATTGGGCCGATTCTCTGTCCGGTTTGCAGATCAACTACTCTTCCCCGaaggaaacaaacgaacacaaGCAAAACCTCGACGAATCTCTAACACATGAAGCTATCGTAGAAGGTACAGATATCATAACAATGTTTCCTAGTAATATGTATTCTGTTCTACGTGAGCTAAAGGcctaa
- the LOC128726634 gene encoding intraflagellar transport protein 46 homolog, translating into MDMYDEMYEIKNGREIDDSPPPDLDVSGSLQFINQEDDDDNEDDDPHPNEREKRKESFNETHPLSLLEDVPKTGRPGGESNPKREPIRKNDSLTDSSGSMTDDEKEPVKKLVEEKEFNPKLYENIDAPGEVKELFQYISRYTPQRVAIDFKLKIFIPEFIPAVGDIDAFLKVCPPGPVSANKTKMLTGHIQNLGLMILDEPCGDQSDSVLLQMKLRSIFTKPIETPSAIVRSTRDIDRWITEIQSLRANQSIQNVNAQKQPIVNIDSLMSEWPEEMERMLDTLGFPPAKLDCSLASYIKIICNIFDIPLQTGENQVDYIYALYNLFNLFLAIKQQNSL; encoded by the exons ATGGATATGTACGACGAAAtgtatgaaattaaaaatggacGTGAAATTGACGACAGTCCGCCACCGGATTTGGACGTTTCCGGCTCGCTGCAGTTCATCAACCaagaggacgatgatgacaaCGAAGACGATGATCCACATCCgaatgagcgagaaaaacgaaag GAAAGCTTTAATGAAACTCATCCATTGAGTTTACTCGAGGATGTGCCCAAAACTGGTCGCCCTGGAGGAG AATCAAACCCGAAACGAGAACCGATACGTAAGAACGATTCCCTTACAGACAGCAGCGGCAGTATGACGGATGACGAGAAGGAACCGGTCAAGAAGCTGGTCGAAGAAAAGGAGTTCAATCCGAAGCTGTACGAGAACATCGACGCACCGGGCGAGGTGAAGGAACTGTTCCAGTACATCTCCCGCTACACACCGCAACGTGTCGCGATCGATTTCAAGCTAAAGATTTTTATTCCCGAGTTCATACCAGCCGTCGGTGATATCGATGCGTTCCTTAAGGTCTGCCCACCTGGGCCGGTGAGCGCGAACAAGACCAAAATGCTGACCGGTCACATACAGAACCTAGGACTGATG ATTCTCGACGAACCGTGCGGTGATCAGAGCGACAGCGTGTTGCTACAAATGAAACTACGGTCAATATTCACCAAACCGATCGAAACGCCTTCGGCGATCGTTCGCAGCACGCGGGATATCGATCGTTGGATCACCGAAATCCAGTCGCTACGGGCAAATCAATCGATCCAGAACGTGAACGCGCAAAAGCAACCGATCGTCAACATCGACAGCCTGATGTCCGAGTGGCCAGAGGAAATGGAGCGTATGCTCGATACGCTTGGATTCCCACCGGCCAAGCTCGACTGCAGCTTGGCGAGCTACATcaaaatcatttgcaacattttcgATATTCCGCTGCAAACCGGCGAGAACCAGGTGGACTACATCTACGCGTTGTACAATTTGTTTAATCTGTTTTTGGCCATCAAGCAGCAGAACAGTTTATAG